Proteins found in one Nitrosopumilus maritimus SCM1 genomic segment:
- a CDS encoding thrombospondin type 3 repeat-containing protein — translation MPMNPAFAATDLDNDGVDDTVDACPNLREDNEGAIDGCPSNFVPWYDEDYDGIEDHIDQCPNLREKYNKFQDEDGCPDISPQGGPGGLPDSDGDGFVDTVDKCPNQPETFNGILDRDGCPDDFGSGDRDRDGVPDAIDACPLSPETYNRFQDADGCPDAQNDLAFIDTDNDGIKDSLDLCPTEPEVYNDYLDTDGCPDVTLDSDFIDTDGDGIANQFDICPTDPETFNRFADYDGCPDSIPSFIGSLNDADGDRIMDTDDACPLEPERYNGFQDDDGCPDIPPYTSDSDSDMDGIPNSIDQCPTVKETYNKFQDLDGCPDFVADNRGAIDSDGDGIIDNRDLCPNQPEIHNGFQDRDGCPDSYGTGDRDRDGIIDGLDQCPTAKETYNKFQDSDGCPDSVSGLSALDFDGDGISDLNDQCPLRPETFNGYQDKDGCPDESVMDSDGDGIRDSLDQCPSEPETWNRYNDDDGCPDTPGEGDSDFDGILDSVDECPLDRERYNGFQDEDGCPDYPDFLTSMDSDFDGIVDLEDQCPLVPETYNRFQDLDGCPDSVADNKGSPDSDNDGINDYNDHCPNQPETYNGILDLDGCPDDYILGYDRDQDGIPDAIDACPTAKETWNKFQDDDGCPDTISESFVVDSDNDGILDVDDDCPLVAENYNGFQDEDGCPDVDNVQPDTDGDGVPDVMDMCPTQNETWNNYVDYDGCPDTLPIGNVVIDSDGDGINDNVDLCPNLKESWNKYNDADGCPDIAPEQSRYKHDADLDDIINEHDLCPLEPEDYDGDNDTDGCPDS, via the coding sequence ATGCCTATGAATCCTGCATTTGCAGCAACTGACTTAGATAATGACGGTGTTGATGATACTGTTGATGCATGTCCTAATTTACGTGAAGATAATGAAGGTGCCATAGATGGTTGTCCATCAAATTTTGTTCCATGGTATGATGAAGATTATGATGGAATAGAAGATCATATTGATCAATGTCCAAATCTTAGAGAAAAATACAATAAATTCCAAGATGAAGATGGTTGTCCAGATATTTCTCCTCAAGGAGGACCTGGTGGATTGCCTGACTCTGACGGTGATGGATTTGTAGATACTGTAGATAAATGTCCTAATCAACCAGAAACATTCAATGGCATTTTAGATAGAGATGGTTGTCCAGATGACTTTGGTTCTGGTGACCGTGATAGAGATGGAGTTCCTGATGCAATTGATGCATGTCCACTAAGTCCAGAAACTTACAATAGATTCCAAGATGCAGATGGTTGCCCTGATGCACAAAATGATTTAGCTTTTATTGATACCGATAATGATGGCATAAAAGATTCACTAGATTTGTGTCCAACAGAACCTGAAGTGTATAATGATTATTTAGACACTGACGGTTGTCCAGATGTTACATTAGATTCTGATTTCATTGATACTGATGGTGATGGAATTGCAAATCAATTTGATATTTGTCCTACTGATCCTGAAACTTTTAATCGCTTTGCTGATTATGACGGTTGCCCAGATTCTATTCCATCCTTTATTGGTTCTTTAAATGATGCAGATGGTGATAGAATAATGGATACTGATGATGCATGTCCACTAGAACCTGAAAGATACAATGGATTCCAAGATGATGACGGTTGCCCAGATATTCCACCTTATACAAGTGATAGTGATTCAGACATGGATGGAATTCCAAATAGTATTGATCAATGTCCTACTGTGAAAGAAACTTACAATAAATTCCAAGACCTTGATGGCTGTCCAGACTTTGTTGCAGACAACAGAGGTGCAATTGATTCAGATGGTGATGGCATAATTGACAACCGAGACTTGTGCCCAAATCAACCAGAAATTCATAATGGATTCCAAGACCGAGATGGTTGTCCTGACTCTTATGGTACTGGTGACCGTGATAGAGATGGTATTATTGATGGATTAGATCAGTGTCCTACTGCAAAAGAAACTTACAACAAGTTCCAAGATTCTGATGGTTGTCCTGATTCTGTGTCTGGACTTTCAGCATTGGACTTTGATGGTGATGGAATTTCTGACTTGAATGATCAATGTCCACTAAGACCTGAAACATTCAACGGATATCAAGATAAAGATGGATGTCCAGATGAATCTGTTATGGATTCAGATGGTGATGGAATTAGAGATAGTTTAGATCAATGTCCATCAGAACCTGAAACATGGAATAGATACAACGACGATGACGGATGTCCAGATACTCCTGGTGAAGGAGATTCAGACTTTGATGGTATTTTAGACTCTGTAGATGAATGTCCACTAGATAGAGAAAGATACAATGGATTCCAAGATGAAGATGGCTGTCCTGACTATCCTGACTTCCTTACTAGCATGGATTCAGACTTTGATGGAATAGTTGACTTGGAAGATCAATGTCCTCTTGTTCCAGAAACTTACAACAGATTCCAAGACTTGGATGGTTGTCCTGATTCTGTTGCAGATAACAAAGGTTCTCCAGATTCAGATAATGATGGAATAAATGATTACAATGATCATTGCCCAAATCAACCAGAAACCTATAATGGAATTCTTGATCTTGATGGCTGTCCTGATGATTACATCCTAGGTTATGACAGAGATCAAGATGGTATTCCTGATGCAATTGATGCATGTCCAACTGCAAAAGAAACTTGGAATAAATTCCAAGACGATGACGGATGTCCAGATACAATATCTGAATCATTTGTAGTTGATTCAGACAATGATGGAATTCTTGATGTTGATGATGATTGTCCACTAGTTGCAGAAAATTACAACGGCTTCCAAGATGAAGATGGTTGCCCTGATGTTGATAATGTCCAACCAGATACCGATGGTGATGGTGTACCTGATGTAATGGATATGTGCCCAACTCAAAATGAAACCTGGAATAATTATGTTGACTATGACGGATGTCCAGATACTCTTCCAATTGGAAATGTTGTAATTGATAGTGATGGCGATGGAATTAATGATAATGTTGATTTGTGTCCAAATCTTAAAGAATCTTGGAACAAATACAACGATGCTGATGGTTGCCCTGATATTGCTCCAGAACAATCAAGATACAAACACGATGCTGATTTAGATGATATCATCAATGAACATGATCTCTGCCCACTTGAACCAGAGGACTATGACGGTGACAATGACACTGACGGTTGTCCAGACTCTTAG